A part of Flavobacteriales bacterium genomic DNA contains:
- the proC gene encoding pyrroline-5-carboxylate reductase gives MEEKKIAIIGCGNLGLTIAHGLLDDGFEAENLIATRRNIRSLSELGGKGVVITADNVAAVTQAEVIVLGVKPYNVKPILKEIGASLNEKHIVVCLATGITLSELAEWSGKSLPTFRAMPNTAADVNESMTMICDNGASAEQRNYITSLFDKIGSTLYIDESLMEAATILGACGIAYVLRFMRAMIQGGIEVGFDAKTATAIVSQTMKGASELIIQNGTHPESEIDKVTTPKGCTITGLNEMEHAGFSSALIKGIVASYKKIEK, from the coding sequence ATGGAAGAGAAGAAAATTGCCATTATCGGTTGCGGAAACCTTGGATTGACCATTGCACATGGATTATTGGATGATGGTTTTGAAGCCGAAAATCTGATCGCTACGCGCAGAAATATCAGATCGTTGAGTGAGCTTGGAGGCAAAGGAGTGGTGATCACTGCCGATAATGTGGCAGCTGTTACCCAAGCGGAGGTGATCGTGCTTGGCGTGAAGCCTTACAATGTCAAACCGATCTTGAAGGAAATCGGTGCTTCGCTGAATGAAAAACATATTGTGGTCTGTCTGGCCACAGGAATCACACTTAGCGAACTGGCAGAGTGGAGTGGAAAATCGTTACCGACCTTTCGGGCCATGCCAAACACGGCTGCCGATGTGAATGAAAGCATGACCATGATCTGCGATAACGGTGCTTCTGCCGAGCAGCGGAATTACATCACCTCTTTGTTCGATAAGATCGGTTCTACGCTTTATATCGATGAAAGTCTGATGGAAGCTGCCACCATTTTGGGTGCTTGTGGCATTGCCTACGTGCTGCGTTTTATGCGCGCCATGATACAAGGTGGAATAGAAGTAGGTTTTGATGCCAAGACCGCCACGGCCATTGTCAGTCAGACCATGAAAGGGGCATCAGAACTCATCATTCAGAATGGAACACATCCTGAAAGTGAAATTGATAAGGTAACTACGCCTAAAGGCTGCACCATCACCGGACTGAACGAAATGGAACACGCTGGTTTCAGTTCTGCGCTGATAAAGGGAATTGTGG
- a CDS encoding T9SS type A sorting domain-containing protein produces MKHLLTVFLLAATLSVFGQTHFNLSIEEVSLTDAPGLQSFVVGQYQGKWLLIGGRTDGLHQRQPFASFLASGNNLMAYVVDPVNLQHWSVSLSSLPTAMYEQLQSTNMSFIQRDTVLYIVGGYGYSATAGDHITYGQLTAVNVPTLMFRIMNDGDITGQFRSLSNSNMAVTGGYMGLMDDTFYLVCGQYFEGRYNPMGPNNGPGFIQEYTEAIRKFNITDSGSVLGITNYTETVDSENLHRRDYNMVSQIFPNGDEGFTVFSGVFQPTVDLPWHNTVDVTATGYTVNNNFDQLLNQYHSANLPIYDAVNNEMHTLFFGGISRYHYDVTTGNLIDDQNVPFVKSISLVTRHSDGSMDETQLELQMPGFLGSGAEFIPVENVSFINTEILELNTLQPEQPTLVGYIYGGIESTAENIFFINTGTQSQASGRLFKVFITATETTGVGATEVTANDVFQLEAFPNPATQILNVKVSSAYRTVGTVELLDTAGKLVNSNQLNLQKDHSGTVQFDCSKLKKGNYSVRFSNGAFSTAKQVIIAR; encoded by the coding sequence ATGAAACATCTACTTACCGTTTTCCTTCTTGCTGCAACGCTATCTGTATTCGGACAGACGCATTTCAACCTTTCTATTGAAGAAGTATCGCTTACAGATGCTCCGGGTCTACAATCCTTCGTAGTTGGCCAATATCAAGGCAAATGGCTGCTGATTGGCGGTAGAACGGATGGTTTGCATCAACGCCAGCCCTTCGCTTCTTTTTTGGCTTCAGGCAATAACCTGATGGCTTACGTGGTTGACCCTGTCAATCTTCAGCATTGGTCTGTTTCGCTTTCCAGTCTTCCAACAGCCATGTATGAGCAGTTGCAAAGCACGAACATGTCCTTCATTCAGCGCGATACGGTGCTATACATCGTTGGTGGTTATGGCTACAGCGCAACCGCTGGCGACCACATCACCTACGGACAACTTACCGCAGTGAACGTACCTACGTTGATGTTTCGGATCATGAACGATGGCGACATCACAGGGCAATTCCGTTCACTCAGTAACTCAAACATGGCCGTAACGGGCGGTTACATGGGTTTGATGGATGACACCTTTTATCTTGTTTGCGGACAGTATTTCGAAGGCCGCTACAACCCGATGGGACCGAACAATGGACCAGGATTCATTCAGGAATACACAGAAGCCATTCGCAAATTTAACATCACGGATAGTGGTTCTGTGCTTGGCATTACCAATTACACCGAGACCGTAGACAGCGAAAACCTTCACCGAAGAGATTACAACATGGTTTCTCAGATTTTTCCGAATGGCGATGAAGGTTTTACCGTCTTCTCGGGTGTGTTTCAACCAACGGTGGATCTTCCTTGGCACAACACGGTTGATGTGACGGCTACTGGCTACACGGTCAACAACAATTTCGATCAATTATTGAATCAATATCATTCGGCCAACTTGCCAATTTATGATGCAGTGAACAATGAAATGCACACGCTTTTCTTCGGAGGAATCAGTCGCTACCACTATGATGTGACCACTGGCAATCTGATAGACGACCAGAATGTTCCCTTCGTGAAATCAATCAGTTTGGTTACCCGTCATAGCGATGGCAGCATGGACGAAACACAATTGGAATTGCAGATGCCAGGCTTTTTGGGTTCAGGTGCTGAGTTTATCCCTGTAGAAAATGTGTCGTTCATCAATACCGAAATTCTTGAACTGAATACGTTGCAGCCAGAGCAGCCAACATTGGTCGGCTATATCTATGGCGGTATTGAAAGCACGGCTGAGAACATCTTTTTCATCAACACAGGAACTCAAAGCCAAGCAAGCGGGCGCTTATTCAAAGTGTTCATCACTGCTACAGAGACCACGGGCGTTGGCGCTACAGAGGTAACTGCCAATGATGTTTTTCAACTGGAAGCCTTTCCGAATCCTGCCACCCAAATACTCAACGTAAAAGTGTCTTCTGCTTACCGCACAGTCGGAACCGTTGAATTACTCGACACAGCGGGGAAACTGGTAAACAGCAACCAACTGAACCTTCAGAAAGACCACAGCGGAACTGTTCAATTCGACTGTTCGAAGCTGAAGAAAGGGAATTACAGCGTACGATTCAGCAATGGGGCTTTTTCAACAGCAAAGCAGGTGATCATTGCGCGATAA
- a CDS encoding PHB depolymerase family esterase: MENDSGVKRIEYFSAALALKIQPMPRFLFAISLFLFSFCANAQDMPEIENFGKNQGKLRLFVHIPENLPEGNVPMVVVLHGCAQDAHGMMRLSGWNKLADEQGFIVAYPEQKGTNNANRCFNWFYGKDTELDQGEVASIHQAVEYMKSNYSVDESRVCITGVSAGAVMAVTAAALYPGDYSGVASYAGGPFGSGNIISGVGSMFGWVDRKPWEWARRVRLANGGYRGQYPKMIVLQGTDDIVCNPKNANEIVEQWTGLQEIDREAEKVEENFQDNQKVKRSSWADTSGTEWIVQYEFKGMGHALAVNVGAGEDQGGSDGLFSVDIGFHSTYWIAKEFGLIRP; the protein is encoded by the coding sequence ATGGAAAATGACAGTGGAGTAAAACGCATTGAATACTTTTCAGCAGCTTTGGCGTTGAAGATACAACCGATGCCTCGCTTCCTTTTCGCAATATCCCTTTTTCTTTTTTCGTTCTGCGCAAACGCGCAAGACATGCCCGAAATTGAAAACTTCGGAAAGAACCAGGGTAAGTTGCGGCTGTTTGTGCACATCCCCGAAAATCTTCCCGAAGGAAATGTGCCGATGGTGGTGGTTCTGCATGGTTGCGCGCAAGATGCGCATGGCATGATGCGCCTAAGCGGTTGGAATAAACTGGCAGATGAACAAGGGTTTATTGTTGCTTATCCCGAACAGAAAGGGACAAACAACGCCAATCGCTGCTTCAATTGGTTTTATGGGAAAGACACGGAATTGGACCAAGGCGAAGTGGCTTCCATCCATCAGGCGGTGGAATACATGAAATCGAACTATTCGGTAGATGAAAGCCGCGTTTGCATAACGGGTGTTTCTGCAGGTGCTGTGATGGCGGTAACGGCAGCAGCTTTATATCCGGGAGATTATTCGGGCGTGGCCTCTTACGCTGGCGGACCTTTCGGTTCTGGAAATATCATTTCAGGTGTTGGAAGCATGTTCGGTTGGGTAGACAGAAAGCCATGGGAATGGGCGAGGAGGGTGCGCTTGGCCAATGGTGGCTATCGTGGACAATATCCAAAGATGATTGTACTTCAGGGAACGGATGATATTGTGTGTAATCCAAAGAATGCCAATGAGATTGTGGAGCAATGGACAGGCTTGCAGGAGATTGATCGCGAAGCGGAAAAAGTAGAGGAGAATTTTCAGGACAATCAGAAGGTGAAGCGCAGTTCTTGGGCTGATACATCAGGAACTGAATGGATTGTTCAATACGAATTCAAAGGAATGGGCCACGCCTTGGCTGTGAATGTAGGTGCTGGCGAAGACCAAGGCGGCAGCGATGGGTTGTTCTCAGTAGATATCGGTTTTCACTCCACCTATTGGATTGCGAAGGAGTTTGGTCTAATCCGGCCGTAG
- a CDS encoding L,D-transpeptidase yields MRFTPLSFSILPHTLIILVLSLGACRDHSTTPSTDGVNEEMVDSSESLETVSVIPIRGIYTEPFPDSVTIKDYFCTMDSLVLRYDSLETYPITEHIIVQANPWIIDSLAATDYYVLKARGIFNNDQRSLAIFRKGDRLLIPDSAYASELKQRLDSVLIDVNVHEYRLRIFLGKDTLYSFPVRVGQNKTKFLQMAGYVMSLQTNLGSGTIVRIERDPAYINPVNGHRYYTTLRDDGRRTNLPQIPFLETELDGIRTGDMIHPTTNPSTLGKAWSNGCIGTREGDAWRIYYHAPLGTRVTVRYDLDVVQPNGDTLHLPNIYDLVKKKALN; encoded by the coding sequence ATGCGTTTTACTCCACTGTCATTTTCCATCCTTCCACACACACTGATAATACTGGTGTTGTCTCTTGGAGCATGCCGTGATCATTCCACTACGCCATCAACTGATGGTGTCAATGAAGAAATGGTTGATTCTAGCGAATCGCTAGAAACAGTGTCGGTCATTCCGATACGCGGAATCTACACGGAGCCATTTCCAGATTCGGTAACCATCAAGGATTATTTCTGCACCATGGATAGCCTTGTGCTGCGCTACGATTCGCTGGAAACCTACCCGATAACCGAACACATCATTGTGCAGGCCAATCCGTGGATCATTGATTCTTTGGCTGCCACCGATTATTACGTTCTGAAAGCGCGAGGCATTTTCAATAACGACCAAAGATCGTTGGCAATCTTCAGGAAAGGTGACCGCTTGTTGATTCCAGATTCTGCCTATGCCTCAGAATTGAAACAGCGACTTGATTCCGTGCTGATTGACGTGAATGTGCACGAATACCGACTGCGTATTTTCTTAGGCAAAGACACACTTTACTCCTTCCCCGTTCGTGTTGGTCAGAATAAGACAAAATTCCTTCAGATGGCTGGATACGTGATGAGTTTACAGACCAACCTTGGCTCGGGTACAATCGTACGGATTGAGCGCGACCCAGCGTATATCAATCCCGTAAACGGCCACCGTTATTACACCACCCTCCGCGATGATGGACGAAGGACCAACTTACCGCAGATTCCATTTTTGGAGACGGAGTTGGACGGCATTCGTACGGGCGATATGATCCATCCGACCACCAACCCATCAACCTTAGGAAAAGCATGGTCTAACGGCTGTATCGGTACCCGAGAAGGCGATGCTTGGCGCATCTATTACCATGCTCCGTTGGGAACGCGGGTCACGGTGCGCTACGACTTGGATGTGGTTCAACCCAATGGCGATACGCTCCATCTGCCCAATATCTACGATCTGGTAAAGAAAAAGGCCTTAAATTGA
- a CDS encoding YegP family protein, which yields MSNPKFQVFKGEDDQFYFRLKAANGEIICASQGYSTKQSCLNGIAAIKSVAAAAPIEELD from the coding sequence ATGAGCAATCCAAAATTTCAAGTATTCAAAGGAGAAGACGACCAATTCTATTTCAGACTGAAAGCAGCCAATGGCGAAATCATCTGTGCCAGCCAAGGATACAGTACGAAGCAAAGTTGCCTGAACGGCATTGCAGCAATCAAATCGGTGGCCGCTGCCGCACCGATCGAAGAGCTTGATTAA
- a CDS encoding alpha-glucosidase has product MRASDIKKIEFYSGTFTFEGKLGSYKVKEHKLKPLNIDPTVIVTDSSLFVGSESAGVTEVTVKVQEGLRYFGGGEQFSNIELTGKKVPFLVEENGIGRGDRPVTRTANLAGVGGHEWSAYCPIPLVISTENAAYLIENDCYSEIDLSVDGELTFILHDNELRLRTFEADSPKELLGKITAVTGRMPELPEWTYGTILGIQGGAERVTQLVKDAKDYGNPVSAIWIQDWVGKKQTNVGSRLRWEWKPDENTYPNFKQFCADMNAQDVKVLGYINPFLLEGTEMTNEALEKGYVVHRMDGSPYLTPFGGFKGYIIDLSNPATREWIKDIIKTNMIGNGLSGWMADFAEYLPFDCKLHSGQDPKDYHNRFAADWAKVNREAVEEAGKLGEVVFFSRSGFTGSSGISTLFWAGDQMVEFGENDGLGSAVTAMLSSGFSGLAINHSDIGGYTAYKFPFVKNYLRDKEVLFRWIEFEAFTPLFRTHESVLPEDVVQTYTDSSTQEFFARFGKIHKELEPYFKQLIKEASETGVPVIRHPWLVYPNDTNCLETNYQFFVGDDLLVIPVTDRGQTSVRGYFPNGKWEHFFTKQVLEGGTWHEVDAPIGTPAVFIRIGSDLF; this is encoded by the coding sequence ATGAGGGCTTCTGACATCAAGAAGATCGAATTTTATAGTGGAACCTTCACGTTTGAAGGAAAGCTTGGTTCATATAAAGTCAAAGAGCACAAACTTAAACCGCTGAATATTGACCCAACGGTTATTGTTACCGACAGCTCTCTTTTTGTTGGTTCAGAGTCGGCAGGAGTAACAGAAGTGACCGTCAAGGTACAAGAGGGTCTGCGCTATTTCGGTGGTGGCGAACAGTTCTCGAACATTGAATTGACTGGCAAGAAAGTGCCCTTCTTAGTGGAAGAAAATGGCATTGGCCGTGGCGATCGACCCGTTACACGAACCGCCAACCTTGCTGGTGTAGGCGGCCACGAATGGAGCGCCTACTGCCCTATTCCGCTGGTTATATCAACCGAAAACGCAGCATATCTGATTGAGAATGACTGCTACTCAGAGATAGACCTGTCCGTTGATGGAGAACTCACTTTCATCCTACACGATAACGAGTTGAGACTGCGAACGTTTGAAGCTGATTCCCCGAAGGAACTGTTAGGAAAAATCACTGCAGTCACTGGCCGAATGCCTGAGCTACCTGAATGGACCTACGGCACCATTCTCGGAATCCAAGGCGGAGCAGAACGAGTGACTCAATTGGTGAAGGATGCCAAGGATTACGGCAATCCGGTTTCTGCTATCTGGATACAGGATTGGGTTGGAAAGAAGCAGACAAATGTTGGTTCTCGCTTGCGCTGGGAATGGAAACCTGACGAAAACACCTACCCCAACTTCAAGCAATTCTGTGCGGATATGAACGCGCAGGACGTGAAAGTATTGGGCTACATTAATCCGTTCCTCTTAGAAGGCACCGAAATGACCAATGAAGCCTTGGAGAAAGGCTATGTCGTTCACAGAATGGATGGAAGCCCGTACCTCACTCCATTTGGTGGTTTCAAGGGATATATCATCGACCTTAGCAATCCAGCTACCAGAGAATGGATCAAGGACATCATCAAAACCAATATGATCGGTAACGGATTGAGCGGTTGGATGGCGGATTTTGCGGAGTACCTGCCATTCGACTGTAAGCTTCATTCTGGGCAAGACCCAAAAGATTACCACAACCGATTTGCTGCTGATTGGGCCAAGGTGAATCGCGAAGCTGTGGAAGAAGCAGGAAAATTAGGAGAAGTGGTCTTCTTCTCCCGTTCGGGATTTACTGGTTCTTCAGGTATTTCCACGCTGTTTTGGGCGGGCGACCAGATGGTTGAATTCGGAGAGAATGACGGACTTGGTTCGGCCGTTACTGCCATGCTTTCATCTGGGTTTAGCGGACTGGCCATAAATCACTCAGACATAGGTGGTTATACGGCTTACAAGTTTCCTTTTGTCAAGAACTATCTGAGAGATAAGGAAGTACTCTTCCGTTGGATAGAATTCGAGGCTTTCACTCCGCTTTTCCGCACACATGAAAGTGTTTTGCCAGAGGATGTCGTTCAAACCTACACCGACAGTTCCACTCAGGAATTCTTCGCCCGTTTTGGTAAGATTCACAAGGAACTGGAACCCTATTTCAAACAGTTGATCAAAGAAGCTTCCGAAACAGGCGTCCCCGTGATTCGGCATCCTTGGTTGGTGTATCCTAATGACACTAATTGTCTTGAAACCAATTACCAATTCTTTGTTGGTGATGATCTTCTTGTAATTCCTGTTACGGATCGAGGACAAACCTCTGTTCGTGGTTACTTTCCCAATGGGAAATGGGAACACTTCTTTACCAAGCAAGTGCTGGAAGGCGGTACTTGGCACGAGGTGGACGCACCGATTGGAACGCCTGCTGTGTTCATTAGAATAGGTTCAGATTTATTTTAG
- a CDS encoding amidase, translated as MNENGKKVHAFRNDALGELDAVGIAQRIKQKEISAKEAVVASMERAQAINPNINAIVTELYDHALSESEKPHDGPFAGVPMFFKDMLMIKGVPAHHGTTANRNMKASTTTDPIVKQIYAQGFINMGMSTMPEFGFTASTEFHNAEATRNPWNTDHSAGGSSGGSAALVAAGVVPFAHAADGGGSIRIPAGACGLVGLKASRGRLLQASKFKRQPVEIAIDGVVSRSVRDTANFYAEAEKFYKNKRLPDIGLISGPSSRKYKIGFTGNSVKDMKADAATMHGLEQTAKLLQAMGHEVVPFDLPVKDRFVEDFANLWSVGGFYFERYGKKVFGDHYEPAELSGLTKGLSEHFQQNKAKTVGSIVRLRNSFRQYRRMFNQSGLDLILTPTTAHVPPAIGYLSMTLPYEELFQRIQQWASFTPYHNATGGPSISVPVQHYQEEDLPMGMMLSANLGQEALLLDIAYQLEAANPWRKITD; from the coding sequence ATGAATGAGAACGGAAAGAAGGTGCATGCCTTCAGAAATGATGCCCTTGGAGAACTGGATGCCGTGGGTATTGCCCAGCGAATCAAACAGAAAGAAATAAGTGCCAAAGAAGCAGTTGTCGCTTCCATGGAAAGGGCTCAGGCCATAAATCCGAACATCAATGCCATTGTGACGGAATTGTATGACCACGCGTTGAGTGAATCGGAAAAACCACATGATGGTCCGTTTGCAGGTGTGCCCATGTTCTTTAAAGATATGCTGATGATAAAGGGCGTTCCTGCCCATCATGGTACCACGGCCAACAGGAACATGAAGGCTTCTACGACCACTGATCCTATTGTAAAACAGATATACGCGCAGGGATTCATCAATATGGGTATGAGCACCATGCCCGAATTCGGGTTTACGGCCTCCACCGAATTCCATAATGCAGAAGCCACACGTAACCCATGGAATACCGACCACTCGGCAGGTGGTTCTTCGGGCGGTTCGGCTGCCTTGGTAGCTGCAGGCGTTGTTCCTTTTGCCCATGCGGCAGATGGTGGTGGTTCCATCCGCATACCTGCCGGTGCCTGCGGATTGGTCGGACTCAAAGCAAGTCGAGGACGCTTGTTGCAAGCCAGTAAGTTTAAGCGCCAACCAGTGGAAATTGCCATTGATGGTGTGGTGAGCCGAAGCGTGAGAGACACGGCAAACTTCTATGCCGAAGCAGAGAAATTCTACAAGAACAAGCGCTTACCAGACATTGGACTGATAAGTGGGCCATCCAGCCGCAAATACAAGATCGGATTCACGGGCAATTCGGTAAAGGATATGAAAGCCGATGCTGCAACGATGCACGGACTAGAGCAGACAGCCAAACTGCTGCAAGCAATGGGGCACGAAGTGGTGCCCTTCGACCTTCCTGTAAAAGACCGTTTTGTAGAGGATTTTGCCAACCTGTGGAGTGTAGGCGGATTCTACTTTGAACGTTATGGGAAAAAGGTATTTGGCGATCATTACGAACCTGCCGAACTTTCTGGACTGACCAAAGGTCTGTCGGAACATTTTCAACAGAACAAGGCCAAGACAGTGGGCTCCATTGTACGATTGCGCAACTCTTTCCGCCAATACCGAAGGATGTTCAATCAATCGGGGTTGGACCTGATTCTCACTCCTACTACGGCACATGTTCCGCCAGCCATCGGCTATCTGAGCATGACTCTGCCCTATGAAGAACTGTTTCAGCGTATTCAGCAATGGGCAAGTTTTACTCCTTACCACAATGCCACAGGTGGCCCTTCTATTTCGGTGCCTGTTCAGCATTATCAAGAAGAAGACCTGCCTATGGGCATGATGCTTTCTGCCAACCTCGGACAAGAGGCTTTGCTACTTGATATCGCTTACCAACTGGAGGCTGCCAATCCGTGGAGGAAGATCACAGATTGA